The genomic interval GAAACCCAAACACAGAGAAACTCATAAAGAGTAGTTTTCAGAGTGTTGTCCCAAGATCAACAGTATCAATACCAACTGCAAACTTACTAGAAATACAAAGTCTTCGGCTCCATTTCAAACCTAGTGAATTAGAAATGTGTGGAGACAGGGATGGCAGGAGGTGAATGGGGTAAGGGAGAGTAGAGGCCAGCAATCTGTGTCTTAACAGGTCCCTCAGTGATTCTGATGTGTGATAAAGTTTGGGAACAACTACCGTAATAAGACACGGAGGAGGGCTTGGGGGCTGGAGGGTGGAGGTGTGATGTGCAGTCACCTCTTATAATTAAGCTGAAATTGGTAGAAAATTAAGAGAGAAAAGATCTCTTCTCAAAATAATTCTgaacatttctttcttaaatttccagatcctacaaaactATAAAGACAACTCAAGGATACACAAGCTCCTTAGGAACCTGGACTTCTATGTCCTCCCAGTTCTTAACATAGATGGTTATATCTATACTTGGACAACTGTGAGTACACCATGTTTGGTCTTGGGATGTGTTCATGAACTAAAGCTCAATTCAGGTTAATTTTTCCAATGTTAGCCATTCcagctctaaaaatattttatacctaTGTAAAGAAAGGAACCCCATTTGGGATAAAAATCAGCTTAACATTTTTAATCAAACCATCTACATTAAGTTTAGGCCTGAGGAAGCCTAAGGCCTTTTTAGAGTTGAAGTCCATTAcaggatttttctttattttttactctcCTCTTCCATCTTCTTAATGTCTGTGGATTGCCTGCCACCCAATTAGGATTATATTGATAAAAATTCATGTACCAACTTGCATCCATGTCAAATCAGTTCTAGAAGCATGAAGGCAATGAATAATGTATAAACACAAAACCAGCCTACATTTTTCAATGCAATCATTCACACGGGGCAAACACCACAAAAAGTCTTTTTATGCAGCAGAAAACTGTGTCTTTAAAATGTTCCTAAAGTCTATCACTCCTCAAATAAGAGCCCCTATTTCTAGAGAGTATGCATTGTCTCCCCTTTTCCATTGCTCCCCTAAGGACTTCAGGGTCCCCTTTCTCTGGAACAGCCTTTCTGGCCTGATGTATGAATCAAGTCCTCCCTCTGAGCTTGTCTGATGACACTTGTCTTTATTCCCATCTCCACTCATCAGTCTTCAGCTTCCAGAAATGTGCAGAGACCATCTCTGACACACCTGGAACGGCCTTTTTCCATCTGTCAGGCTATTTCCCTTTCATCCTGTATCACTTGGATGTAAAAAATGACTCCAAAGCAAACGTTCCCTGAGTAAGCAGATCACGTCCACAGACACTGCTAATCTGTTCATGAGGAAAAGGCCAAACTACTTCCTCCAATTTAATTGTTTACATGTATGTATACTTTTGGTTGTACAGATGTTCCTAGTATTGGGGGCTGCTAGCCCCTCTGTAAGActaaaaattacacacacaagCTGCCTAATGTTAAAGGGAAGTTCTTCCAGATAATCCTAGGAAACATTTTTCATGTTCAAGGACCACCTATCATCACTAACACTGTGATTTATGAAACCTTAGAACAGCAACATCCCTATGTTCCTCTGCTACAGGATCGTCTTTGGAGGAAATCCCGTTCACCCCATAATAATGGCACATGTTTTGGGACGGATCTCAATAGAAATTTCAATGCATCTTGGTGTAGTAAGTACATGCTTAGTAGATGAattatgaacaaataaataaagctgaaaaGTAAGAAAAGAGGTGAATTACTAAATGtatgatttttgaaaataaacatcTAATATGGTACAGCTTCTGGGCTTCCTAATGAGTTTTATTCCCTCTAACAGGATAATATTATCTACATAGAGCTATCAGCATTCAAGTACAGGACTCCAAGTGAAGCTGGTGAAACAAGAACAAAGTAGACCTAGACCAGTGTGAATATATTTCAAAtccatccctttgtttttaaatatatgaattatcataaagaaaagaaaaatcagagactTATCCTTGCAGATTATTTCATAGCAGGGGGCAGGCAGTaaacaaagcaaacatttttctCTCCTTATGGCATTTTCATGTTTCCAAATCTCAATATGCCCAGTGAATTGAAAGCAAATAAAGAAGGACGAATGGCTGAGAACGTTGCCATTAACCAGGTGGGAAGGGTTAAAATTGAGACTTGGCAGCTGTGTGGTCTTGAAAAAATTGCTTCATCTCtctgctttagttttcttttacgTAAAATGTGGGTCACAGTAGCCCTACCTTATCAGTAggttgttgtggggattaaatgggATGCTACATAGGAAGTGTTGGGCACAGTACCTAGCAGATAGGAGGTGCTCAGCTGatcattcttattattattaatgaggATTACAGACTACTTATGTCCTTGCTAAATAGCTCTAATGAGACTCAAGCTAGTAAGACATGAAGGAGAGACTTAAATCAAAAAGACAATGTCAGAACCTTACCCAGGAACCCAAGAAATGCTTTCCAGCCATTTGTTTCAGGGCCCACCACAGGTTTAACTAAAAGtatactggccgggcacggtggctcatgcctgtaatcccagcactttggggaggccgagtgggcggatcacaaggtcaggagatcgagaccatcctggctaacacggtgaaatcccatctccactaaaaatacaaaaaaaaaaaaaaaaaaaaaaaattagccaggcttggtggcggatgcctggagtcccagctactcgggaggctgaggcaggagaatggcatgaacccaggaggcggagcttgcagtgagcagagatcgcaccactgcactctagcctgggcaacagagcaagactctgtctcaaaaaaaaaaccaagtataCTAAAATGCCATTTCATTTTGTGTCCCCTTTCCCGGGCCATGGAAGCATGGAGTTTGTTTCTAAATCCTAACGTTATCCCTTTCTACTCTTCTGAGTTCCTTCTAGAATGGTTATACTTCAGTGACTATCCAAGTTGACTAATTTCACCAGGACTAACTCAGACAACCAAGGGCAAGCGCTGATTCTACTCACAGAGGCCCTGAGTATGGATGACTCCTTGCCATTGGTCATTTCCAAACTGAGATCATGCAGCCTTCTTTGTGGTTTCTTCCATATTCTAGGTATTGGTGCATCTAGAAACTGCCAAGATCAAACATTCTGTGGGACAGGGCCAGTGTCTGAACCAGAGACTAAAGCTGTTGCCAGCTTTGTAGAGAGCAAGAAGGATGATATTTTGTGCTTCCTGACCATGCACTCTTATGGGCAGTTAATTCTCACACCTTACGGCTACACCAAAAATAAATCAAGTAACCACCCAGAAATGGTGAGTCCACAGCACCAAGGCCTCCAGAAAAACCTCAGCAAGACCTCTGCCTtcctttttctgatttccatttccAAGATTTTGGCTCCAGCCACCCTTTTGTTCTCTCTGCTTATCCCTATATTCTTTTTCCTGCTTTTGCACCTTGCCAGACGCCTGCTGGGAAGGCTTCGGGTTAAATACTGCTTTACCTACATTAATTAACTACCTGTTTCATAAAGTGTCAAGTTGGGAGACATCTTAGGTATTCATCTATAATATAAATGAGATGATTATGTTAATAATCTGCAGGAATGCACTTTCATTTCTGTAAATTCTCTTGAAGCTCCGTTCAGCAATTACAGCTTTTGAACTGTGCTTTCAAGAACTTGCCAGCTGTTAGTGGAATATGGCATATCTAAAATAACATGGCTAAATAATATCTGCTCTCTTCTTTGCTCAACACAATGCTCTATTTTCTTCTAAACTCTTCCTTCAGTATTTGCCTAGGATTATTTGTAAGGGGAAGTGCCAGCGAAATGCAAGCTGGAGCAGGGAAACTGTGTTTGTCTTATCCAGGTCCTTCTCTGAAGCTGTGTTTACCCAAGCACTGTTGGGCAGAATTACTGAGAAGGACTGGGCTCTTTGCCCTTTTGTGAACCAGAGGACAACAGACACAAGTCATAGAGAGGGTAAATTTAGAATTGCAAATTGtaatgtttgttttccttttatttttaatttttttccatttaattgtggtaaaataaacataaaatttactgtctTAACCATTGTTAAAGTATACAGtttagtagtgttaagtatattcacattgttatgcagcCAATCACCGGAACTTCTTCATCTTGCATAATTGAAACTATGCCCATTAAacaactttccatttctttctacacGAGTCCCTCATAACCATCACTCTACTGTCTATTTCTATGAATCTGACCactctagatacctcatataagggaatcatgcagtatttgtctttttatttggcTTTCACTAAGCATATTATCCCAAGTTTCCCCATGTTGTAGGGTGTATCcgaattttcttcctttgtaaagccaaataatattccattgtgtgtatatactacattttgttcaTCCCATCCACttatctgtcaatggacacacttgggttgcttccaccttttggctactatgaacaatgctgctatggaTATGGGTGTGCATTTCTCTCTTAAgactctgctttcaatttttttgattCATATCCAAAATGTAATTGCTGGATTacatggcaattctatttttaattttttggggaaccaccatactgtttttaaTAGAGGCTGCTCCATTtgatattcccaccaacagtatgtaagggtttctccacgttcttgcccacacttgttattttctgtttatctttttatttttttaaacatgctCCTCTTTATACGCAAATGCTGAGAAGAAGTGGGGCTAAGCTTGCTCTGTTCTTAATATCACAGAGGCCCGATGACCTATTGGTTAGGTTACACCTTCTGCACATCTCCCTCTGGAGCACAACCCAGAAGACACAAGGCCTGAATACTAAGAGAAAAACCACTATAGACCTTTGTTGGAAGGAGCCTTTCTCCCAACAGTCAAAAATGTCCAACAATACTCAAGTACCTTTCTtgcaattattctttcttttcttggtcCAGGAACACTTGCACTATATGATCATTTTGTAACGTGGAAATAACTAACATCTGCCTAGATCTTTACAATTTACAGAGAGATTTATAGCTGTTATCTACTTTGACCCTCATGATAATATATTACATTCAGTTTGGAGTATAGAAATTGAAACTCTGAATTAACTTTATCATCAGAACTCTATAAATAGGAAGTGGTGGGGCCCAGGCTAGAACTCATGTCTTCAGATTCCAGAGGCCACATTCATCATCCCACTACCTCGCACTGCCTCTCTCTGCTCAGAAAGGATGTGCAACTTCTAGGAGTCATTATCAGCTAGATTCCCAGTCAACTATGCGCTATTTCCTTCTCATTTGTGAGCCCTGGAAGTTCTATTTCTTCAATAAAGAAATCTACAGAATCAGATATTTCAGTCAAGAAGCCCAGAATGCTCCTTTTTCCCAGTTTCAGGGATATTTGTTGTAGATTCCTACTTTCTGCTTAAAGGGATCTGTGACAAACACAAATGAATCTCCAAAGACAGGTAATTAGAGATCTTTGATGGAAAGGGATCTTCCGCCAACAGAAAAAGGAGGCTAGTATAGTCCAGTATTTTTCTTGGCTACTTCATTCTCTAATTGGTTCAGGAAAACAGATACTCTGTGACCATTTTGCAAAGTTTGTATTCAAAGGTTGGAGGGTCTTGTAGTGCTGATTGGCTGTCTGGTTAGAGCCCTGTGCTGTAGCCAGAGGCTAGAAGGAGCAAGACAGCAGGAGGGACCTGAGGCAATGGCACCACCACTGCTGGACAGTAACTCTAAGAAGGGAATAACTGGCAACTCCATAGCACTATATACAGAAACCAGTAAATCAAATTGAGAAAGATGGCTTCAATTCTGTATCTCTTACAGTCTCAGGTGCTGAAGAGTTCACATAAACAGTCATCTCCAAGCCTTTTCAATAAAAAGACTGTGAATATTTTACTACCACATGTCTACCTCATTGAAGCTACTTAGCGGTGTTTTTAGGTTCTTGGGGGCAAGCTTTGATAGAGTGCACAAAGACAGAATCAAGCCAACTGCTCCAAGGAGATTTCCATTTCTAGTACTATTTACAAGCAGCAGAGACTAGTAATTAATCTCTATTATTTACAAAAACCAAAAGTTTATAGAAATCATGGTAAATATTATACTGCATGATAGACAGCTTGGCAATCACTATGTAGGAGAAACATAACTATATATAGCCTCTTTCTAAACTGCTCTGGAAATTAGAATAGCTATAAGAATTCTAATGTTTTACATGCTTACATTCTTTCCATTTGAACTCTCTTTGTATCAACCTCTGTACTCCATCCCAAGCTCTGTTGCCCCCACCTCTACTAGGCCAGAGCTTTATTCAACCATTCTGTGGGTCTGCCTGTGAATATATGCTTACAGGAAATTCTCTGGGCCCAGAGAAGGAGTTGTTAAACAGGCCAGAGATTCTTAGAAATGTATATTATGTACTATTGGCaaatgagtttttattatttttattaggaaGTACCTATAAGCTGAGAAAAAAGAGCAGCAGAGAAATTGGCTCTATTATAGCCTTGCAACGTAGTGTCAGAAGGAGAGAGAAGTACAATCAGGAGTTCCACCTCCAGAGACAGAAGTTGAATTCAGAAGTCTAGGGGATTTCCATTTTATCTTCTCAGAAACGCCCAAATCGCTAAGCTGAGGATCACAACTGAATGCCTCTCATGTCTACCTCTTACTCCTCTCTGCTTCCCCATAGTAATTCCTCATGGAATTATTAAAATAGAACTCAAAAGTTATTTTATCAACAAAGGAGGGTAAACTGGAAAGACTGTTTCCTACCCCACAGCCAGGATTCGAGGAAAGGGAATGATATCGGATAAAATAAATGATAGCtggcaatgagaaaaaaaatttgttggcTAGGGCAAGCtgcaggaaataaaaaaaaaagtgaggaacCATTGGAATGGCAAGTGTAGTCTGGGTCTAATGCATATATCCCAATGAAAGATAAGGCCCCACATGGACCAGTTAGCGTGgagttccattaaaaaaaaaaaaaaacacacatggaaattaaaaataattaaaagcaattCGTATCTCTGCTAGAGACTCTTAAAGAACTTCAGAAGGGAGTGTGGTTGGTAAATCACAACGCTTTTCCCAGGCCTCTTCTCTCAACTTCATCACATACAGCAGCTACCCTGAATCCTGCCCACCCCTCACTCTCATTTCCTTACCAGAATTTCTCTCTCCAGCAGACCGTTCTTGTACCGCCTCCCAGTGTAAATGATTAAACCAGCTTTTTTAGCCTCTCCTACCCATTATCTCAATTCTGGATAACACAAACCCAGGAACTGAGGCAGACTCAGAATCCTTTTTTAGGGAGTGAGGGAGAAGGTGAATGGCCAAAGATGGCATTCTTAGTACTGAGTGGAGAGAAAGCAAGTGACTTGCAAGTATGTTTGACAGAGTGTTTTTTCTTTGATCTTACTCATACACTGAAAGCCCCAAGTGCCTTAAGAACACTGCCCACAATCGTCCAGTATGATCCCCCCAACTGCCTTATTGCCTTTTTGCCAACAGAAATGTTGTTCCTTTTGAATTTCACTGGGCCAGTTCCCTCTCTAGACAAGCACTACTCTGCAACATCTTAGGGTTCAGCTGGACAATACAGAGCTGAGAGAAGGAGAATCTAAAATGAGACCTGTCCCTAGTCAGGCATCCGGGGAGCTGGtgcagctggagtgcagtcaggAAGCCCTGAGAGGTAAAGCTATGGCAGATCACAGTCCAGGCAGGGAGGGAGACTGTCAGGGGAAGCAGTGGGATATTCCATCCAACAGTGGAACACACATGTTTAGGCTGGAGAATACCTAGAGCGTCTGTCAACAAACCTAGGTGACATGCATCAGAAGGTCAATAAGCCCAGCCAGTAGACTTGGGCCTCAGTTATTGACTCTGATTTCTGGAAAGGGGCTGCAGAGGTGAAGTGGTGGTAGGTGTGGGGACAGGTATGACTTCCAGCTCtgaaatgctatatatatataatgagataaacactataaggaaaaagaagaggcagGTCAGAGAGAGGAATGAAGAAAGGGCTATGGGGATTcaaagtggggagagagagaatccAGTTGGAGGGATCAGGTAAGACCTCTTGGAGAAGCTGGCATTTGAAAAAGTCCTTTGAGGCTGGGCAGAATTTCAGCAGGCAGAGATAAGAGGTAGGGGTCCCATGTGGAGGAAATATCCTGAGGAAAGATAGAGGCTGAGGAATGTAGGGTAAGGCTGAGGAATGGTAGGAAAATGAGTTTTTGACTATCATCTAGGAGGGATGACAAAATATGGTGTTGGGAAGGTGGGTTAGAGTCATACTGGAGAGGATCTCAAAAACTAGGCTGAGAAGTTTGTACTTAATTCAGTGAGCAACCAGGAGCTCTTGAAGACTTTTCCACAGGATCATGATCATAGCTGTATGCTACCAGATTTCATCTGGAAGCCAGGTGGGATCACTTGAAAGAAGGATTGGTGAGAGAAATCTATTAGAAGATGCAACAGACAATTTCAGAGGTAGAGTCTGACATAGAATGATGGCACTGGAAATGCAACTTGGCAACTGTTTTAGAGAGGGAATATCAGAGATGCCTGCAGAATTCTACATGTGTGCTTGGAAGAGAATGCAAGCCCAGAAATATGAAAGTCAGAGCAGTCTTATCAGTGGGAGAGATGGTGAAACTGGATTAAGTGTGTTGAATCTGAGGTACCAGCAGGCTACCTAGATGTAGATGTCCAATGGGAAGTTGGAAAGGTGGCCTAAAACTCTGGAGATGAATCTGGACAAAACACCAAACGGTTGGATTGTTGGATTTATTTTAAACACCAGATATCTGTCTCTGCATTTCCCACCTACAGATTCAAGTTGGACAGAAGGCAGCAAATGCATTGAAAGCAAAGTATGGAACCAATTATAGAGTTGGATCGAGTGCAGATATTTTATGTAAGTATCTTTTTTTGCCTCTTCAATAGTATCTAAGGCACAAAAGAAGTCAGTGGACTCTGGATGGCGAGATAGGCGGGAGAGGAACAGAAGAGTTCCTGGGATCAACAGGGAGTTGTACAAATCAAAATGACCAAGGATAAAAGGGAGTCTGTACAAATCCAGAATTATACTCTCTAGGGATAAGGTatgaactaaaagaaaaagaattaatgcGCTGGCTCAGACCAGAACTTCCCCTGGCTTCAGTTAAAAAGAGCTGGCAAGCTAGAAGGCACAAGAGTTAACAGGAAGGACATTGTCCACTGACCTTTGGGCAGTCAATTCAGTTCCCAGAGGACCCATCAGGCTAAGAAAGCCCTGGAGAAAAAATCTAAAGACAAGAATTTAGTTGAAAGGAGAGTGCACTGTTTCTCCCAACCCCAATCTCCACCTTCTCCACCTTCCATGAGCCCCCCTCTAAATACTCGTATAATATTTTCCTTGTGGGTCATTttgtttctgttcctttctttaaATGACTCAGTTCACTCTTGCCAGGCAATATTAGGTTGCCAAGTCAGTGACTCAGCTACGAAACTTTAGCCAAACCTCcctatgtgccagacacagtgCCAGGTATGATGGGGGACAGAGATACTGAATAAGACGTGGTTCCCGCCCTGCAGGGGCTTACaaccaagaagaaagagaagacagctATTTCTGAGACCCTGATCTAAAAGAGCTTCTTTATTTTACTAAGTGAACCTTTAGTTCCTGAAATGGCTATAGAAATCCGTTCTTTCAAAGTACGACTTCTACCTCTGCCTTCATGTTTTCACCTGTAGATGCCTCATCAGGGTCTTCAAGAGACTGGGCCCGAGACATTGGGATTCCCTTCTCATATACGTTTGAGCTGAGGGACAATGGAACATATGGGTTTGTTCTGCCAGAAGCTCAGATCCAGCCCACCTGTGAGGAGACCATGGAGGCTGTGCTGTCGGTCCTGGATGATATGTATGCGAAACACTGGCACTCAGACAGTGCTGGAAGGGTGACATCTGCCACTATGCTGCTGGGCCTGCTGGTGTCCTGCATGTCTCTTCTCTAAGTGCATTCCGCCCGGGCCGTTCAACCCCAGTGGCATGAGTGTGGCTGGAGGAACGGTGTGCTGTGGTTGTAAAGAAACCAAATAATTTAACTAAAAATACATCCTATTTCAATAAGGAAAAATCATGTCTGcgttttaacatttgtttttctgtgagttGAGCTTTATTCCTTTATACGAGGAATTGGTTAGGTATTAGTTAGTTATCGCTACAATAATGCTGCAAACCAAACCTCTCTGAAACCAAGTGGTGCAAATCTACAGGTCATGATGCAGTGATCTTGGTTGTGCTCACTTAGGCATCCATGGTCAGTTTCAGGGCAACTGGTAGATCTTGGATGAACTCACTCTGGGGGTTGGATACTGTATAGTATCCTATACTATCCTACTAGTGTAGGATAGCCTCAGCTGCAATGAGGAACGGGGGCTGTGCTCCATGTATCTTCTCGTCCAGCACGTTAGTACCATGCACTCATGGCCATGGAGCAAAAGCAGCAGAGGAGCTTTTGCCAAGCTTTTGCCAAGGAGCTTTTGCCAAGGAGCTTTTGCCAAGGAGCAAAAGCAGCAGAGCAAGTCTCAATGTGCAGGCGCTTTTCAAACCTCTGCTTGCATCCTATTTGCTAACATCCCATTTGCCAAAGGAAGTCACATGGCTGAGCTCTGCATCAAGGGGTGGAGCAGAACAGAAGGTGGTGAGTGAAGAATTGGGGCCATCAGTGAAATGACTCTATCTGGTGTTTATATCACACCCTTGGGCTTCACTGGCTTAGCTTCATAGTCGGTAGCTCAGCTACAATTCGAGGCAACTCAACTAGATGGCTATTATCCTATTCAGCTTTAAACGTGGAGAAGACTGTGAGTTCCAGTGGAACCCCACTGCTCTTGAAATCTAACTAAAAGTCACACAGTGAGATTCTGATGGGGCCTTTTGTGTTCTACTAATTTTTGTGATTTATGATCTCAACATTCACTAAGGAAAATGAAGTAGGAATAGGTCTTCTGCCTGGGGGTCTGgggatttttttctcatctgtattcTTCAAAAATTTTGCTTATGCTTTTGAACCAGGTTCttgctttcttaattttgtgTTAGTGAGTTAGTAGCAGCATTCAGAGGATAAGTTATACAATCTCTCTTGATGACTGTTGctggttttatttacttatttattcattaaaaaaaattaaggatctACTAGGTGCATTTTGATAGGTTCTGGGGTTACAGTGGTGAATAAGATAGACATAGTCCCTGTCTATTTGAAATTTATATTCCAGTGGGTGAAATCAGGACTAGCAGCCATAAATAATTGGAATGGACACGCTGTTTCATACCAGGTGAATCCCAGCTCTAGGGGAGTACAATAAGCaagaacacaaataaataaactaaatattgCAGTTTGTGACACATACTATGAAATGAAAAGTCagtagagaggagaggaaggccCACATTGTATGTGTACGGATATCTAGGCATTTAATTGTGCTATCTCATCTATTAAACTGTGAGTGCTGTTAAAGTAGCAGCCATGACTGTCATTTCCTATGTATCTCTATGTGACACCTTGAAATGGTGCTAAGCAGTTGTCAGGCTTCGAATAAATGTAGTTGTGACCAGCTGACGGGGCATCACTGGGTGTTCAGTCACCCATTGCCAAATTTCCTTGTTGGTCATGGTCACAATACACTTCTTGGTTGTAACCCTTTTATTGCCTTTCTTTGTCGTctttatttcttcacattttgCTAGTGTGTGGCTGATCAGGGTCAGAAAGGAAAATGTCAGAGGCAATAGGGTTTAATGAATCAGGGAACTGCTATTTACATAAAAATGCCAACTCCACAATTGTGGCATTGTCAGGAGGAAATGGTTTGGTTTTATCAACGGTCAGCCTAGAAGGGAAGAAAACTAGTGTGACCACCCAATGCTATATTCAAGAAGAAAGCAGGGGAGCTGTACTTAGAGACACTGGTTATCAGTGTTCGTCTAGCTTGGGTTTTATCTCcaaggctattttaaaaataattcggACCTCTGAGTACTATGGGAGCTCTGATCTACAAAGTTTAATTCATGTCTAGAGATGGAGCTCATGGGCAAATAAAGTCAGAAGAGAATAGAGAGAAACTCAGTTAATCAATCAGCTTGCCTGAAACCTCCCACATGGATTTTTCCGGATTTCAGGATGTGATCATAGCTTCCTTGAGGGGCTTCACCTGTCTCTGGGGGAATAGGATACTGGGAAACATGACACATTTTTTACTGCTTCTGGAAGTTTTTTACTTCCTGTGAAAGAATCCTAAGAACAGGGATAGAAAGATGGTGAATGACCACACTGATTTTTCTAAGAATGTTTTCAACTTCATGGTGGAAAATGATATTCGGCTGGGAAAACTTCACAGCTGATGCTACTAATGCAATCTTGAGAGTATCCTGTTTGTAGTTTGGTTAGGTCTGGGGTTTGATTTCATCCTACTTTAAAGCTAAGAAGTTAGTTTGTTAATGCTTCATGTATATTAGTAGAAGGCATGAAACTCCCAGTCAGAGTCAAAGGACACTATTTCCCAAAGCACATGAAGCAGCACGAGCATCAGCATATTTACAAGGATTCTTCCTTCTCCCAAGTGTCAAGAGGATGATGCAAAGAGCCCAGATGCCACGTGCACATGCAGCGAGTTGTGCAACTGAGAGAAACACTAAGCTTTGGAATTAACTGTTTCTACAGCAAGCAATAAGCAAGCCTGATCTTATCCCAGAAGACACGTCCCCATCACTTAAGGTTGCTTGCTTACTGCAAATAAAACTGAGAAATGGCCCGGGTAAAAGTGGTCAGGGCCTTGCATCCTTGGCCCAGCCAGGAAGATGTGCAGGAGAAAAAGAGGCTCTAAAGGACTGTCTCCCAGCAGATTTTATGTGTCAGGTTGAATCCTATGAAATTGCTGCTTTTGTGGGTCAATAAATTTCAAGTATTGGTGATTTTACATGGTTCAATTTAAGATTCTCTCAGTGCTAATCAAAGTATTTTTGTAAtgcctccttttttatttttaggaagttTGACTATTCTGCCTTTTCTGTTACTATTTCTGTCTTTCCACCAAATTCTATCAGTGCTTTTTCCATAACTATTCCTACAAAGGATCTAGATCTTCTTGACTTACAGGTGAATTTAGAGTTTAAAATgatgcaaaataataaatgcagGTGATACACAAGCTTCTAgctctagggtttttttttttttttttacagcactGTCAAAGTgagttatatttttgttttcactatGTATGACCAAGCTCCTATTTCTCTTCCTTATGCAGTTTATCAGTCTCCTGATATGttactaaaatatattctttacaGCACCCCAGTATTATTCATATCTTATGTATATCATTTGAATCTGGTATAAATTTATTATGTCACTAAGAGAAGCCCACTGCCCAAGAACATAAAATTGCAGTACTAAAtacagagttttttaaaaaacctattaataattattaatttattttatgatgTGCAGtgattgaaatattttatgtgtattatctTGTGTGAAGATGTTACCAGAAAGTCCCAATCCAGAACCCAAC from Pongo abelii isolate AG06213 chromosome 11, NHGRI_mPonAbe1-v2.0_pri, whole genome shotgun sequence carries:
- the CPO gene encoding carboxypeptidase O; this encodes MKPLLETLYLLGMLVPGGLGYDRSLAQHRQEIVDKSVSSWSLEMYSYNIYHPMGEIYQWMSEISEKYKEVVTQHFLGVTYETNPMYYLKISQPSGNPKKIIWMDCGIHAREWIAPAFCQWFVKEILQNYKDNSRIHKLLRNLDFYVLPVLNIDGYIYTWTTDRLWRKSRSPHNNGTCFGTDLNRNFNASWCSIGASRNCQDQTFCGTGPVSEPETKAVASFVESKKDDILCFLTMHSYGQLILTPYGYTKNKSSNHPEMIQVGQKAANALKAKYGTNYRVGSSADILYASSGSSRDWARDIGIPFSYTFELRDNGTYGFVLPEAQIQPTCEETMEAVLSVLDDMYAKHWHSDSAGRVTSATMLLGLLVSCMSLL